DNA sequence from the Helicoverpa armigera isolate CAAS_96S chromosome 30, ASM3070526v1, whole genome shotgun sequence genome:
atatttgtgtaccaaattttggcgtgaaagcttggtagacagacagagttgctttcgcatttataatattagcaacgAACATTTGCAAGTCTACTAATCTACTTTACTTACTCTATCTTATATACTACTtttgtttaagtatattatattaaaataatttgtaatattctctgttgattataatttttcatatctttgtttacaatattttgctacTTACTAGTGTAGGTATCATCTTGGTAATgaaatgtgttaattttaaagtgTAAAGTCGATTGCATTAGAGACTGATAGAAAATTAcgttttttagtatttttatttaagagctTTTTCTCACAGCGCATGTTTGCTAATTTTTTATACGCGCGAAAACAATTGTCGCGCTTTTTCAAGTGTCATTGTTTGAACCTATGGTTGTCACATGTTTGTTGTCGCGCTTACTCGTACGACAATGTGGTGTAAAAaagctgttattttatttattttttaacaaaatattgcattgtctacttgataaataaatccaaaacaTTTTGACAAAGCTTTTGCTCGCGAacaaaaaatttcaaaattatgagGTCACAgttaaattaggtaggtactaatgtCATGGTAATGCAACCGACcttttatgtataatatgtaatatttatttcctaTGTGTAATACAGTATTTTGcaatattaaagttaatttttcaTATGTATACAGGATGTCAGTTTAGTTACAGAAGTTAGAACAGTATTAATGGGATAAGATGGTGGGCATACCATAACATCTTTTCATAGCCTTTCAGTTAAAGGCTACACACATAAACACGTAACAAGAAGGAAGAAAATATGGtgtttcttttataaaagtttcatgaaaaaacaacaatttttggcagtcgggtaaaaaaggGGTGATGTAAAGAAAAATGCCATCTAAATTAACATCCtgaatacctacatattgtgCATAGTATATACCTAGAGAATGGATTGAACCCTCTGTTTCAGGCTAAAATGTGTGAAACCAAAGCCACCATAAATCTATAGTTTTCGAGGATTGTGAAACTGAAGATATTATAATCGCGAGAATCTAACAAACTGTtcgcaaacaaaaaatgaataCGTGAAGGCACGAATGCATAgttagcatgtgttcgcgcacaaaggttgcagtttcgcggaTATTGAGAAATGTTCGCGTGCAATTTTGGTAAAATAAGCATAATGTAAACTGATAAACTTttgaatgcaaaatattttattcaaaatcacTTTCGGAGTTAAACAAAGACATCAAAAATTGCTTCGAAGTGTATACCTTTTACTATAGCGATTGCTAAGATCATTCCTCATATCGAATGTAAACTCAGgtaaatcattaaaaaacattttatatttgaatttcccgTTGGCAACCAAAACCATGGATAGTAGTAGTAGGCCTACGTTTAGCGGTGGAGGGCTGatatgattatttattggtttattttggtttaCCAACAGATGTTACAGCAgtacaattataaataaataaatcgaataataggtacatacaactTCTACATTGTACCTACTATATAAAGTGACTTTAAAAGACCCCATCATTATGTCATCCATTCTCTAAGCATATACTCAATAGTGTGTGTAATACatgtgtgtgtctgtgtgtatgACTGTGTGTGTGTCTATGTGTGTGTCCGGCGCGGACGCTGCCGGGAGGGGGTTGCGCTATGGCGGGGTCATGCTGCCGCCATACTCAGGGGACGCTCCACGACCTACGGAACCAAGAAATCATAGAAATACTCCACGACCTaagaaacaatgaaattgaaaatgagGTTAAAAAGTAGTCTGTATACTCTGATGTATAAACTATACTACTGCCAAGCTTCATCGAAATGCATTCAGTGGTGTTTGGAAGAAAGTTTAGAATGAATAATTGTGGGAAGtctttcaaaaaaagaaagttcTCAATTCGCCTCTTTCGaacacaaaaattctaaaaataatatcaattttgtCAATAATTTTAGTATGCAAATAGTGTAACTATTAAATAATCGGTGGTTATAGATCCTAACACTGATGCTCGTCAAAAAACGAATAGAAATTACCTTTTAAACGacaagtttaataaaataatatagaatagGTACCTCGGCCTCTGCCGCGGCCTCTGCCCCTGCCCCTCCCGCGGCCGCGTCACCTCCGCCCGTCGCCCAGACCCACCatatctataacaataaataaataaataaataaattgtttattacttctctacaatataataatctatAAAGGAATcgctagaataaaaatatactagcTGGTTTTTTGCAGTTTCACCGAGAGAACTTCTTCCTGTACAAAATGTAcctagcctatgttactcggggatagtgtagctctTTCTAAGAAAATTTTTCAGAGCTTACTAGTTTCAGAGACtttactacaaataaaaatttacagcCTTTATTTGTACACAaaagtacataggtaagtacctacgttGTTCATCAAACTCTAACAATTATGCGCGAACATTACAAATACAGAGtagaacatacatacatgtgaaaaatctgtgacgtcaaaGTGAATAGTTGGTAACTACCACTGTATTGATATACaagatgatgaaataaataaaacctacctATATTAGTAGCAGTCTTCTCCAGATAAGCCAGGGGCCCCTGCAGTGGTGTCCCGGCGTAGGCACCCCGGCCTCCGGCCAGGAACATACCTTGAGCCAAACTGTTCTGCATCTAATAGAAATTATATGTGCTGTAGGTCCAACAaaattgtaaaagtaggtatagttatcggcacggatattgagccctgaccttcacctgcgcagaagcgatttattgccttatgtgtacagtgcgcaaagcgatccccactcttccgccgagagctcattatccgtgccggtaCCTATAACTGGAGTAagcttgtgaaaaaaataaaagtttttttttccaaataataaGTAAGCAGAAATTAAAaaggtcattttatttttctaaaaatataagcaGAAATATatgtccatatatttttttttatgtggaggatcttttttgtaaaaaaaatatatcttgccATGCTGTTTTGCGAATGAGAATAggaaagcaaaaaataataaaaaaaactacatacctTAAAGTGTTGCCATGTATAAATCTAAAGCAGTGTGggaaggtaaaaaaataaataaaacaaaaaaataatattaaaaaatcaaaatatattttaaagaaaatcaaagtTGCAACTATCTActaaacaaaaggaaaaaactgaattttttatgcttactttaaatacctactttaagaattacttaaaaatacaatttacattttctCAAAACCTCGATTTTGAAAACAGGCCAGTTACATAAAAAATGGTTACGATAGTTATACTTATGTCATCATTTTACTGAACGCTGAAAACTATTTGtaaccaattttttttgcaaCCAACTGCAAAAAAGGCAAGTTTTTACGaattattggaatatttttttataattaaagttaaCGTTGAAGTAATGAAAAATAAGGCCCAAGTTCAGGACAACAAAACGACCATTTTATCTTCAAATTTGtttggtgatatttttttttttcctgaattttctttgctataataagggtcaattcccactgaaagagcagcggccggcagcggccggcagcggccgaaattgtaagggtcaattcacactgaaagagcagcggccggcagcggccggcagcggccgtaattgcaagggattgagcgcgagcgcggcgggccgcgccgcgctcttacattttccgtgctcttacggccgctgccggccgctgctctttcagtgtgaattgaccctaagggattgagcgcgagcgcggcgggccgcgcggcgccgcgccgggccgcaccgcgccgcgctcttacattttccgtgctcttacggccgctgctctttcagtgggaattgaccctaaacctcacggagcccgagacctttccaacgaatgcaaagcCGTGGAAATTcgttcgtgcgttctggagtcaggaaggaaaacccgacttattttttttatatagaagaTAAAATGCAGACCCTTCATTATCGTTATGTATATAGAGTTTACACTGTATTTCTTTCGCAAAAACTTGCCAATCCAGTTTCAAAATCACCAGCCCAAATACTATATAATACACATCAGATCTCTCATCAAGTTCTCTGACGCCTAACATCAGACTACCGTCGCTGCACGTTCGCGGGGTATGCGGGCGGGTGCGGGGGGCGAGGTACCTGCTGTTGCTGTAACGCTGCTTGTTGCTGCAACGCTGCTTGTTGCGCTGCTGCCGCTGCTGCCATTTGTTGTGCCTGGTGAATGTTAGGTGATTATCTGTCTAGctacttacagccagtttcttcatcaaaagttaaagtcaaagtaatgtctaaagtaaaagtaacgatcaaattcgttttttcaaggctaaagtaacagaaaaactaatagaaaaaactaatttgaccgttacttttactttagatattactttgacttttactttggcttttacttttgatgacgAAACTGGCCGTTAGGGTATTTTATCTAAAGGGTAAAAAGGAGCCTTATTATttctaagacttcgctgtcAGTCTCTCACCAAGCTGTTTCTCATGATAGACTGTTTCCGCAAccacaacaaatactgaaaactagaataggATAAAtgttttgggggctcccataatACAATGATTTTTAGCGTTTTATGCATAATTATACGGACTTCGGGTGCATTGAAGATTCATATTTCCCCTAACAGTAAAAATACGAAAATGGCATTGCTACTTATAGATCGTGAGAACAAAGTACggatcatcctccgagcctttttcccaatcatgttggggtcggcttccagtctaaccggattcagctgagtaccagtgtgccacaagaagcgactgcctatctgacctcctcaacccagttacccgggcaacccaataccccttggttagactggtgtcagacttactggcttctgactacccgtaacgactgccaaggatgttcaatgacagccggaacaaAGTACGgatgaaaaaagtaaatattgacAAACTGTCGCACATTGTAGCTCTATCATAATATCGTTAGTTACATAGTAAACAGTAAAGTAATCTTGAGCAGAGCCGTGCCAAAATATTAGTGTCGTAAATGTAGTAGGCACCTAACTAGGGAATATTATAGAATAAAGTATCTCGTATGTTACGGTCCAAATCcgaatatattataaatagaaaaatatggaAGGAGAAGAAATGCTATGCCCCGCCCACAATTAGAATTGAGATACGTCCTTGGTCCTGCACTACGGACTAGCAAGTGCAGCGTAcaaacaaggtggacagacgaccttataaacgTCGCCGTCgatgctggatgcaggtcgcctccaacaggtatctgtgcagatctaagggggaggcctatgttcagcagtggacgtcccatggctgagatgatgaagggcaggaggatgatgatcctGATGAAATaactagtatagttatcggcacgaatcttaagcaggacctacatctgcgcagaagtgatttattagcaaagaaccaaccccgagtgacggctatgacgcgatgcactgcgagCTAATCACCGCTTTAgtccgcccccgcgcctcacttcataccaagGACCAAAAGGACCCAATagattacttctgcgcaggtgaaggtcagagctcaagttTCATGCCGATAACTTGTAACAATACAACGCAACATACCTGCACGCTCTGCTGCACCACATGTTGGGGCGCAGGCGCCTGTTGCACCGCGGGCGGCGCCTGCGCAGTCTGTTGCTGGCACTTGTTGTACACCGTGTGGCCCTGTGCAGAAATGTTCTACGGTCAGAGAACAAGAGGAATCAAAAACCAACTTAAAAACTAGGACCTTTTATTGCCATTTTGTAGGAAGATTTCGCATTTGAAAGGTAAAGCAcactataataaaaatgtgtaaagtccatttcacgaaagaagtcCCGCAGACGCAGAGCTGGTATCTATGCGATAGCTcagtaaatacgtacaaaaatacacacacaatCAAACAATCCACAATGTTCCGCGAGATTTTTTTCGTGAAATGGAATCtaggtagtattttttattttctaaaaaaagatGGCGGAATATAGTGATGAAAGACATGAAGGGGTGCCAGGTATCCGAGAACGATGTCACAGATAGAGAGGAgtggagaaaaaaaaataagaaagccAACCCCACAACCATGGGGGATACATGGCAGGAAAGAGAAAGTATTTTTTCGAATATAAGTCGTTAGTCATCATTCttcatcagcttttttattgtCGCACGCCTCCAGCGGTCTCTTCTCATAAAAAGGTCGAGCCATGAGCGTCAGGTGGATTGacaatttcagactttaaagtagGTATGCGGGCGCTCGGGAGCACTCAATTAGTAGTGGTCGAGTCATACCAACACAAcacaatgtaggtaggtacatattgtgcatcaggggcccgattctcgtaattttacttaagcgacttacgattcacattcgactgcgatccaatcacgacttaATTACggttgaagcgtatgtggcattccgctattttttctttgaaataaacgtttttattattttctgtcattcaataatgaatcattttgtctgcaaatgatttacgattgcaaaatgattgtacagcaaactaccgtatagaccaaaatcacctaaatagcagaccaatcgaatgtcgttggaatacgattggtcttatattagtagcagaatggccgatatggttaaaactactattgcgattcgatttctattcaattttgacattattaacttaggagaatcgggtccCAGcatacatttacacacacaagtatgtcTCACCCGCTTTCGTAACATATGAGACTAACCTGCAAGTCAGCTAACAAGTTCTGCCACTGGCTGATCTTGTCGTAATGCCTTCTGAGCAACTCCTCCTTTCTCTGCAGCTCACATTTCAGTTCATTGTTATCTTCTTTCACTAGTAACTCCGGCCTCATTGCGGATAAGAGGAATCTAGAAgatgaaaatatgtattactttgCAGGGGCAGCAAAATTTGACACGGgtccctttttagggttccgtacccaaagggtaaaacgggaccctatttttttcgctcctctgtccgtccgtccgtctatcaccaggctgtatcttatgaaccgtgatagttagagagctgaaattttcacaaatgatgtatttctgttgccgctataacaacaaatactgaaaactagaattaaataaatatattgggGGGCTCGGAGAGAAAAAGATCATcgaagttattaaattatttaaactatttctgACGAATACTTGAGTTTGTGACTATTCGATGGCTTGACCTATGTAACTACGCATAGACAgcgcaatattttttgaaaaatgtgattcttaaaaaaaaaaatttaggtaggtacctatccaCTTCCGCTAATTTTAGCACGTTGACATCTAATTTGAAGCAATCTATGTTGTTTACTTTAGATAGctatcttttattttcaaaacagatTAGGCTCTGTacaaataagataaaaactACGTGCCGTATGTAATGATAGCCAATTTTATCTAATCTTTCTACATTACGGTGACATTATTTCAAGTTTATAACAATTTACGGAAGATATCACTTCCTAGGCCTAACCTACTACCTACATACAAGAATCAcgtggttttaatatattataggTTATTAATTACCAGTCATTTTATAGACAACCAACTGTTTtcctcggtttcacccgcgtcccgtgggaactactgctcctcctcggataaaatatagcctttgttactcgggaagagagcTTTCCAACGGTGTAAGAATTTAACAAATCGGATACAAACCAACAATAAAatcctctttaaaatatttattagtacctatagacgtggattattttaattacatatttccaTAAATACTAATCCCTTCTCTATGCCTAACCATAAACTGTCAGATTAACAAACCTCTTTTGTAAGAAGAAAGCTTCCATCTGCCTGGCGAGGTCGATGAACCTTTCCACTTCGACTTTCACCTCCTCCTTCTCCACGCAAGGAGAGGCTTCCTGCTTCGTCAGCACGTTCAGACATGCCTGCAAAACCCTGGATGATGATCTGACTTCCAAAAACCTTGGACTTTTCCTATaggactagccgttttcccgcggtttacGAGCGTCCCGTgtgaactactgcccgtaaatggataaaatatagcctatgttactcgggaagagtgcagctttctaatggtgaaggtttttttttaatcagtccagtagtttttgagattaccCATTACacacaaagttttcctctttataatcttctatataaaagaaagtcgtgttagttactccacttataactcaagaatggctgaactgatttagctgaaaattggcagggaggtagtttagagccaggaaaaggacataggataggtTTATGTCATCATCCGGctgcgggaagcagttatctcgggacgcgggtgaaaccgagggcggaaagctagtattagTATACACTATAGATTTCACGAAAGGTAGGTGagaaataaatgtaggtatgtattaggTTTTACCTGGTtccaaaatatattgttttgagCAACGATGTAACCAACTGATTTAAGATATAGGTTCAGCCGTTTTATCATAATGAGAAATTCACTTATCGCAGAATCCTGATATTAAAAACAGCTTTCAGGGGTCTATTGTCGGTGTTATGTGGCGCCTGCGtacccgaatgctactcagtagcagtcgttgttacaattccacgtcagaggccttCAGGCGGAtgtgagaaaactctgacactagggcttgttaggtaaTTAagcctgcagctcactcgatatgCAGGCCAGAATAAGAGTCTAGAAAATCATGTTTTCAACCTACCTATTATAAGCAAAAAgggttgtaaataaaattccaaagtgctcatcattatttttattgaaagaacTTCATTTTTGAAacagcattttaatttatacgcTATCATTACAATTCTACTGTGAACAGGTAGACTTGAGGTTACCAGTCACTCAAAAACTATTTCCTGCTCGAAGGGatcttaaaaataactttaacgcaataaatgataattaactAAATTTTGATTCTGTTTTACATGTGATAGCATTATAATATATGGTTCATATAATTCTTACTAGTCTTAACATTTCGTTTTACGAGAAAGTCatgttaataaaacaatctTAGCTATGAAATATACATTTGTTGCATAGACAATAATGGTCATGTAAAAGTTTTATACACATAAACACATACTTTTTTACGTCAGATGGCAAGAGTCCTGCAGTACAGTCGTCCAAGAAAGTGCTCTACCAGCTCTGAGACGAGTACCTAATCTTTGTTCCACTTTTCTGTCGACAATCCTTGCTGTTTCATGAAGTTCAAATGAATGTTACACGTTGAGTGGTAGACCACATTTTCGTTTGactgtactttaaataaaaatcgaaaTAATGTATTAAGTATTCATTAATATCcatacttaaaatattctatataaataaaaatgaattgttgttcgttagtccgattaaaactcgagaacggttgggccgattgagctgattttggttttaaaatgtttgtcgtagtccagggtaggtctaaacggtgagcaaatgAGGAaaaggcggtacgaagttcgccgggtAGTTTGAAATATGATTATCAAGATAAAGATAGAAACTACATTTCAAAATACAATTCTTCTTTACTAACAAGAGCaggacatattttttataacgcAGACAAAGTGACCTCAAGTCCAAATATACTTTAGTATTTATATGACTATCTTTATATACAGTACAAATATCTCACGGTTTCCTAACACAAGTGTTTGCGAGCTCAAATATTGTAGACAAGTTGActtgcattaaataaaaaataccttaagAAGtgtagatgttttatctcaagaaagcgcgTGAGCtacacttgtgtgtgtaaaatgtacatacacattacacatacatagaaaaaatcttcagggcagcgtccccgaatgctactcagtagcagtcgtcgttacaattccacgtcagaggccgtcaggcggatttgagaaaaccctgacactagggcttgctaggtgattaCACCTGCAGCTAACTATAAGAAGTAGTTTTAGTAATAAATAGATTCTCTAAATACCTACAATTATTTGAGCTCGCAAAACAATGTGCAGagcattatattaatttattaattaaattttaaaataaaacagcttcACAAAAGCGTATATTGCAATCTTTTGAGTAACCAAACTTattaccatatattttttttaataatcacggggatattttttcagttttcagtttaTCGATACTGATTGTCATACCACACTATTAAGTGTAAATATACCCCAATAGattaatatttctaaaacataTCATATTTACAGAAAGTGCGCTCATTTTTGCTAcacacaaaattcaaattcaaaattaaaatcgaCTTAGCTATACATTCAAACATTAATTGAGGTAAAATCCAAAACTTCTGAATCAATATTGATAAAACTTCGATAAGAGACAGATTGTGATAGCTAAAACTCaggttaaaaacaaatatttcacttCAATATTCACGAtaggataaaaaataaaactaatttcttattcattataattacattaattaagtCTAAAATAAAGCTGTAATAAGCAGGTTGTATGTCAAAATTTTTACTGTATTACCAGATAAATAATTGCCTGAATTTCAGGACAATCTTAAAATATTACACTTGACTagctttttgaaaattttggtgCTTAAAAACCAAATTTAAAAATCCCTACCTTGATGTTGGTGGACTGTCATTCATCTGCCTAACATtgtcccaaatatgttgggtttggctaccagtctaaccggatgcagctgagtaccagtgttttacaaggagcaactgcctatctgacctcctcaacccagtcaccggggcaacccaatactccctaagactggttatcagagtttctggcttctgactacctgtaacaactgccaaaaGTATTTAAAAGACAGCCTCTGTCATTCTAGATAGAATTTCCATATTTGACATACAACCCGCCGGGCTAAAACTAGGTGCTTACATCCATTCTAATTTTACACCCAATGTTCAATGAGAAAATGGAAAAACAGAAGTTATATCAATCACACTTATAAAGGTGCTTTAGGCATGTTTTTGTTAAGTCTTCAATGTGCAAACGTCTGAAAGAATTGTGATGgaacttggcagtaatacagcttatttataagaataacataataatatgggctactttttatctaggtgctgGAAACAGTTCCCACAGAAAACTAACAATAATGGTCGCCAACTCACTATA
Encoded proteins:
- the LOC110381575 gene encoding mediator of RNA polymerase II transcription subunit 28 isoform X2 gives rise to the protein MAAPSNGSGNLVEEFEESFQACLNVLTKQEASPCVEKEEVKVEVERFIDLARQMEAFFLQKRFLLSAMRPELLVKEDNNELKCELQRKEELLRRHYDKISQWQNLLADLQGHTVYNKCQQQTAQAPPAVQQAPAPQHVVQQSVQAQQMAAAAAAQQAALQQQAALQQQQMQNSLAQGMFLAGGRGAYAGTPLQGPLAYLEKTATNIDMVGLGDGRR
- the LOC110381575 gene encoding mediator of RNA polymerase II transcription subunit 28 isoform X1 — translated: MAAPSNGSGNLVEEFEESFQACLNVLTKQEASPCVEKEEVKVEVERFIDLARQMEAFFLQKRFLLSAMRPELLVKEDNNELKCELQRKEELLRRHYDKISQWQNLLADLQNISAQGHTVYNKCQQQTAQAPPAVQQAPAPQHVVQQSVQAQQMAAAAAAQQAALQQQAALQQQQMQNSLAQGMFLAGGRGAYAGTPLQGPLAYLEKTATNIDMVGLGDGRR